Genomic DNA from Fusobacterium simiae:
ACTTTGTAAATACTAATTTTGAAACAATAAGAAAAAAAGAGATTGAAAATCTACCTCTTTTAATAAGAGATAATAAAGAAATAGAAGATAGACTAGATATTTATATTGAAATTAATGACAATCTTTTATCAAAAAATAATATAGTTGAAAATTATGTTTATTCACAAGGAATATTCTATAAGATAGATATAGATGAAAATTCACAATTTCCTTTAATAGATATATTTCAAAAAATAGATAAGTATGAGCTTGAAAGCTATTGTACTTTGATTTTAAAGAATTATAAGAATGTAGACTTAAAATATGAAGATTATGAAACTGTTATAAGTGAAGAAAAAACAGCAATCCCACAGATAATAATAGAAAAGATATCTTTTGATAATAGTCTTTATATAAAAATTAATTCTATTATATCTACAATGGACTATGAATTTTTTGTAAAAAATAAAATAGATACTGTACTTACTGTAAATGAGCTAGAAAAGAAATTGGAAATTTCTAAAATAAATTTAGAAAATTTAAGTTCAGATATGTTTGAAATAGTTAAAGTTTTAACTAAATTACAAAAGAGTATAGGTCTAAAATCTTCATACTATATAGATAATGAAAATTTTATTATTTTAAATGAAGAATTAGCCAAAGAATTTGTAAAAAAAGAATTATTACAGTTAACAGGTAAATATAGTATCATAGGTACAGATAGATTAAGAAAATATAATATAAAAGCTGTTAAACCTAAGATAAGTGGAAGATTTAGTTATAATCTTGATTATTTTGAAGGTGAGGTAGAAATTGACATAGAAGGAGAGAAATTTTCTATTCAACAACTTTTAAATAATTATAGAAAAGATGAATATATTGTATTAAGTGATGGTACTAATGCTTTAATAAATAGAGAATATATAGAAAAATTACAAAGAGTATTCAAAGATGAAGATGGAAATAAAGTAAAAGTTTCATTCTTTGATATGCCAATAGTACAAGATATGATAGACGAAAAATCTTTTGAAAATGATTTTATGGGAAGTAAAGATTTCTTTGAAGGAATAAATAAATTATCAGAAGAAAATATTGAATATCCTAAACTGAATGCAACTTTAAGAGATTATCAAAAATATGGATATAAGTGGCTGAAATACTTAACAGATAATAATTTAGGAGCCTGTTTAGCTGATGATATGGGGTTGGGAAAAACATTACAAGCCATAGCATTAATTAGTAAAGTTCACGAAGAAAAAAAGAAAAAATCTATGGTTATAATGCCTAAAAGTTTGATATATAACTGGGAAAATGAAATTAAGAAGTTTTCACCTAAATTAAAAATTGGGATATACTATGGTATAAATAGAGATTTTACTTCATTAAAAAAAGCTGATGTAATTTTAACAACTTATGGGACTATACGAAATGATATTGTGAATCTTTTGGAACAAAAATTTGATTTACTTGTCTTAGATGAATCTCAAAATATTAAAAATATTAATTCACAGACAACAAAGGCAGTGTTACTTTTAAACGCTAAAAAAAGAATAGCATTAAGTGGAACTCCTATTGAAAATAATCTATTGGAATTATATTCACTGTTTAGATTTTTAAATCCAGAAATGTTTGGCTCTGTGCAAAGATTTACTAATAGCTATATAGTACCTATACAAAAGTATTCTGATACTTCAACTATTGAAGAATTAAGAAAAAAAATCTATCCATTTTTACTAAGAAGAGTAAAAAAAGAGGTATTAGCAGATTTACCAGATAAGATAGAAAAATTAGTTTATGTTGATATGAATGATGAACATAGAAGATTTTATGAAGAAAGAAGAAAATATTATTATTCATTACTTGAGAAAAACACTTCAAGTCAAGGGAATTTTGATAAGTTTTTTGTGTTACAAGCTATAAATGAATTAAGACATATAGTGAGTTCACCTGAGTTAGAAAGCAATAGAATTATTTCAAGTAAAAAAGAGGTTTTAATTGAAAATGTGGTAGAAGCCATTGAAAATAATCATAAAGTATTGGTATTTGTAAATTACCTATCTTCAATAGAAAGTATTTGTGATTCATTGAAAGAGAATAAGATAAAATTTTTAAAGATGACAGGTCAAACTAAGGATAGACAAACTTTGGTGGATAAATTTCAAAATGATAGCAGATATAAGGTATTTGTAATGACCTTAAAAACAGGTGGAGTAGGATTAAACTTGGTATCGGCTGATACAATATTTATCTATGACCCTTGGTGGAATACAACAGTTGAAAATCAAGCTATTGATAGAGCATATAGATTGGGGCAAGATAAAACTGTTTTTGCATATAAGATGATTATGAGAAATACAATAGAAGAAAAAATATTAAAATTACAAGAAATTAAAAATAAATTACTAGATGATTTAATATCAGAAGATAACTTATCTACAAAAAATTTATCTAAGAATGATATAGAATTTATTTTGGGAAATTAGGAGAAGCAAATGAATGAGCTTGAACATATATTAGGTAAGA
This window encodes:
- a CDS encoding DEAD/DEAH box helicase translates to MIDVKFYMLVEGGDNLYLALYDSEKNLISNYSNLNQNLINNYIENLENEKEFFISWEEEKSSDYLKLDKTLISYLLGNENFVNTNFETIRKKEIENLPLLIRDNKEIEDRLDIYIEINDNLLSKNNIVENYVYSQGIFYKIDIDENSQFPLIDIFQKIDKYELESYCTLILKNYKNVDLKYEDYETVISEEKTAIPQIIIEKISFDNSLYIKINSIISTMDYEFFVKNKIDTVLTVNELEKKLEISKINLENLSSDMFEIVKVLTKLQKSIGLKSSYYIDNENFIILNEELAKEFVKKELLQLTGKYSIIGTDRLRKYNIKAVKPKISGRFSYNLDYFEGEVEIDIEGEKFSIQQLLNNYRKDEYIVLSDGTNALINREYIEKLQRVFKDEDGNKVKVSFFDMPIVQDMIDEKSFENDFMGSKDFFEGINKLSEENIEYPKLNATLRDYQKYGYKWLKYLTDNNLGACLADDMGLGKTLQAIALISKVHEEKKKKSMVIMPKSLIYNWENEIKKFSPKLKIGIYYGINRDFTSLKKADVILTTYGTIRNDIVNLLEQKFDLLVLDESQNIKNINSQTTKAVLLLNAKKRIALSGTPIENNLLELYSLFRFLNPEMFGSVQRFTNSYIVPIQKYSDTSTIEELRKKIYPFLLRRVKKEVLADLPDKIEKLVYVDMNDEHRRFYEERRKYYYSLLEKNTSSQGNFDKFFVLQAINELRHIVSSPELESNRIISSKKEVLIENVVEAIENNHKVLVFVNYLSSIESICDSLKENKIKFLKMTGQTKDRQTLVDKFQNDSRYKVFVMTLKTGGVGLNLVSADTIFIYDPWWNTTVENQAIDRAYRLGQDKTVFAYKMIMRNTIEEKILKLQEIKNKLLDDLISEDNLSTKNLSKNDIEFILGN